The proteins below come from a single Thermotoga sp. KOL6 genomic window:
- a CDS encoding ATP-binding protein — protein MKQIGVVTGIFESNPYEFFVRMVSERGYQASAQIEDIVKIEYSTGYGKVLTYGVIVDIQNRWDGDLKNGYEEDVALEGLKPAYPIYIAKVKVTRSFLKKGEQLSETAPEIPPSIGSPVFLVEDDEIDIALGFDELKRKNVALPVGILKNGRPAYLDLRYILGDNGAHINVSGQSGVAAKTSYTTFLVKSMMETSRKHEGELMELLREARYIIFNVKGESLMFLDRISKEWKAEREKWDEMYKSLDIEPTPFENVAFYAPSKRKGSYKPDVNKRMSGVKTYGWDTFDIVEMGLLELMFDPDEMARNQNFQLAVWSLQEFLTQRMEEIYQEFLSRGYVKDKEQLPSQALREIAMKHGDGLIKDEIPLDLDSLIEDLKRDDGKARRYLLSEHVQSQTISMLVRRLKTAQKMDFDRLWMRPPLGVTASQVEYRINWNVPGRVTVIDISKLRTRSQAFVVGAILSEVMREKETNNSFVHPVFIFLDELNKYAPRHGGGALANIFRDVAERGRSFRVILIGAEQTASEVDYRVITQAATVVVGRQKGAELLKPEYSHLTDHYKRKAALLKQGEVIVDQPFLNLPLTVKFPLPAWCTREDGYVMESENDEDEYII, from the coding sequence ATGAAACAGATTGGAGTTGTTACGGGTATTTTTGAATCCAATCCTTACGAATTCTTCGTGAGAATGGTTTCCGAAAGAGGATATCAAGCGAGTGCACAGATAGAAGATATTGTAAAAATCGAGTACTCCACAGGGTACGGAAAAGTTCTCACTTACGGGGTAATTGTGGACATACAAAATAGATGGGACGGGGATTTAAAGAATGGTTACGAGGAAGATGTGGCTCTTGAAGGATTAAAACCCGCTTATCCAATCTACATCGCCAAAGTAAAAGTGACGAGATCTTTCCTGAAAAAAGGTGAACAACTCTCTGAAACAGCACCAGAAATTCCTCCTTCAATTGGTTCTCCCGTCTTTCTCGTTGAGGACGATGAGATAGACATCGCACTCGGCTTCGATGAATTGAAGAGAAAGAACGTGGCACTTCCTGTGGGGATTCTCAAAAACGGTAGACCCGCTTATTTGGATTTGAGATACATCTTAGGAGACAATGGAGCACACATCAATGTTTCGGGACAGTCCGGTGTGGCAGCGAAGACATCTTACACGACTTTTCTTGTGAAATCTATGATGGAGACTTCTAGAAAGCACGAAGGAGAGCTAATGGAACTGCTACGTGAAGCGAGGTATATTATATTCAACGTAAAAGGAGAAAGCTTAATGTTTCTCGATCGCATTTCGAAAGAATGGAAAGCGGAAAGGGAAAAATGGGACGAGATGTACAAATCACTGGATATCGAACCAACGCCGTTTGAAAACGTTGCCTTTTACGCACCAAGCAAGCGTAAGGGATCTTACAAACCAGATGTGAACAAACGAATGAGCGGTGTGAAAACTTACGGTTGGGACACCTTTGACATCGTTGAAATGGGACTCCTGGAACTCATGTTCGATCCCGATGAGATGGCCCGTAACCAGAACTTCCAATTGGCCGTATGGTCACTTCAAGAATTTCTCACCCAAAGAATGGAAGAAATTTATCAAGAATTTCTGAGCAGAGGTTACGTGAAAGACAAGGAACAGCTTCCTTCACAAGCTTTAAGAGAGATCGCTATGAAACACGGTGATGGTCTTATAAAAGACGAGATTCCTCTTGATCTCGACAGTTTAATAGAAGATCTGAAGAGAGACGACGGAAAGGCAAGAAGATATCTTTTGAGCGAACATGTGCAGTCACAAACTATCAGCATGTTAGTGCGTCGTTTGAAAACCGCCCAAAAAATGGATTTCGACAGACTTTGGATGAGACCACCCTTGGGGGTGACCGCAAGTCAAGTGGAATATCGAATAAATTGGAACGTACCAGGACGGGTCACCGTAATAGACATATCGAAACTGAGAACGCGTTCTCAAGCTTTCGTTGTGGGTGCCATTCTTTCCGAAGTTATGAGAGAGAAAGAAACCAACAACAGCTTCGTACATCCCGTCTTCATTTTCTTGGATGAGCTGAACAAGTATGCACCGAGACACGGAGGAGGAGCACTTGCGAACATTTTCAGAGATGTTGCCGAGCGTGGAAGATCTTTCAGAGTGATTCTCATTGGAGCAGAACAAACAGCTTCCGAAGTAGACTACAGAGTTATCACACAAGCAGCTACAGTAGTTGTTGGCAGACAAAAAGGTGCAGAACTCCTGAAACCAGAATACTCACACCTCACAGATCATTACAAGAGAAAAGCGGCTCTTTTGAAACAAGGAGAAGTGATAGTGGATCAACCTTTTCTGAACCTTCCGCTCACTGTGAAGTTTCCATTACCGGCTTGGTGTACGAGAGAGGACGGTTACGTGATGGAAAGCGAAAACGATGAAGACGAATACATCATCTGA
- a CDS encoding NAD+ synthase — MKRLRVTLAQLNPTLGDFEGNLKKAIEALKTAEERESDLLIFPELFLPGYPPEDLMLRLSFLKENKRYLQKFASYTKNCEVTVLVGFIDSDEDAYNAAAVLKRGEILGTYRKMFLPNYGVFDERRYFKPGENLLVLEMGDIKIGVTICEDIWNPVEPIATLSLGEGVHIVANLSASPYHVGKPALRRSYLSMRAYDYHTAIAYCNMVGGQDELVFDGGSIVVDASGEAISYGKLFEEEMITVDLDLDENLRTSLIDPRRRYMKTHNYPSKVIKVGHIREKTSYYESTVNPIPCREEEMFRALVAGVRDYVKKNGFKKVLVGLSGGMDSSLVAVIATEALGKENVKGVLMPSMYTSKSSIEDAQMLARNLGIETFVIPITEVFKSYLEALKDVFAGREPDITEENIQARIRGNYLMALSNKFGWLVLTTGNKSEMATGYATLYGDMAGGFAVIKDVYKTDVYKIGRWYNEWKGKQIIPENVFIKPPSAELRPGQTDQEKLPPYEILDEILKLYIEEGLDPEEIALKGFDKRTVIEVTEMVRRNEYKRKQAAIGTKITIRAFGKDWRMPITNKFKEPL; from the coding sequence ATGAAAAGACTGAGAGTAACCCTAGCTCAACTCAATCCGACGCTAGGTGACTTTGAAGGAAATCTAAAAAAAGCGATAGAAGCTTTGAAAACAGCTGAAGAACGGGAAAGCGATCTTCTCATCTTTCCTGAGTTGTTCTTACCAGGCTATCCACCGGAAGATCTCATGTTGAGGTTGTCTTTCCTGAAAGAGAACAAAAGATACCTCCAAAAGTTCGCATCCTATACCAAGAACTGCGAAGTTACAGTGCTCGTTGGTTTCATCGACAGTGATGAAGATGCGTACAACGCAGCTGCTGTTTTGAAAAGGGGAGAAATACTCGGAACGTACAGGAAGATGTTTCTGCCAAACTATGGTGTTTTCGACGAAAGGAGATACTTCAAACCTGGTGAGAATCTTCTCGTTCTGGAAATGGGCGATATAAAAATAGGAGTTACCATCTGTGAAGACATTTGGAACCCAGTGGAGCCGATTGCCACACTCTCTCTCGGAGAAGGAGTACACATCGTAGCGAATCTCTCGGCGTCTCCCTATCATGTGGGAAAACCTGCTTTGAGAAGAAGCTACCTATCGATGAGAGCGTACGATTATCACACAGCAATAGCGTATTGCAACATGGTTGGGGGACAAGATGAACTTGTTTTCGACGGTGGAAGTATAGTTGTAGATGCTTCGGGAGAAGCGATAAGCTACGGAAAGCTTTTTGAAGAAGAAATGATTACTGTGGATCTGGATCTCGACGAAAATCTCAGAACATCTTTGATAGATCCAAGAAGAAGGTATATGAAGACCCACAATTATCCATCGAAAGTCATAAAAGTTGGACACATTCGTGAAAAAACATCTTACTACGAATCAACTGTCAACCCAATTCCTTGCAGGGAAGAAGAGATGTTCAGAGCTTTGGTTGCAGGTGTGAGAGATTACGTAAAAAAGAACGGTTTCAAAAAAGTTCTTGTTGGTCTCAGCGGTGGAATGGATTCCTCTCTCGTCGCTGTCATAGCCACTGAAGCTTTGGGAAAAGAAAATGTTAAAGGAGTTTTGATGCCCTCTATGTACACCTCAAAATCTAGCATAGAAGATGCACAAATGCTTGCAAGAAATTTGGGGATAGAAACATTTGTGATACCAATAACTGAAGTGTTCAAGTCTTATCTCGAAGCTCTGAAAGATGTGTTCGCAGGTCGGGAACCTGACATAACTGAGGAGAACATACAAGCCAGGATAAGAGGAAATTACCTCATGGCCCTTTCGAACAAATTCGGATGGCTCGTTCTGACTACTGGAAACAAGAGTGAAATGGCAACAGGATACGCAACTCTTTATGGAGACATGGCAGGTGGTTTTGCTGTGATAAAAGACGTATACAAAACCGACGTATACAAAATAGGAAGATGGTACAACGAGTGGAAAGGAAAACAAATCATACCAGAAAACGTGTTCATCAAACCTCCTTCTGCGGAACTCAGACCAGGTCAAACAGACCAAGAAAAGTTGCCTCCATATGAAATCTTGGATGAAATACTGAAGCTTTACATAGAAGAAGGTCTTGATCCAGAAGAGATCGCACTCAAGGGATTCGACAAAAGGACGGTAATAGAGGTAACAGAAATGGTGAGAAGAAACGAATACAAAAGAAAACAGGCAGCTATCGGCACAAAAATCACTATCAGGGCTTTTGGAAAAGATTGGAGGATGCCCATAACCAACAAGTTCAAAGAACCTCTTTGA
- a CDS encoding HAD family phosphatase — translation MEAVIFDMDGVLMDTEPLYFEVYRRVAENYGKPYTEGIHRKIMGIPEKESLVILIKELDVKEDVETFRKKIQEEKSRVFAELLKENPGIKEALSFAKSKGVKLALATSTSKEEALQRLEKLKLKKFFDVMVFGDQVKNGKPNPEIYLLALKKLRVNPSKVIVFEDSKSGVKAALGAGIERVYGVVHSLNDGKSLLEAGATRVVRPEEILKVLKEVL, via the coding sequence ATGGAAGCTGTGATTTTCGATATGGATGGAGTGCTCATGGACACTGAACCGCTCTATTTTGAGGTTTACAGAAGGGTTGCAGAAAATTATGGGAAACCTTACACGGAAGGAATTCACAGGAAAATCATGGGAATTCCTGAGAAAGAAAGCCTCGTCATCCTGATAAAAGAACTCGATGTAAAAGAGGATGTTGAGACATTCAGAAAAAAGATCCAAGAAGAAAAGAGCCGGGTTTTTGCCGAATTGCTGAAGGAAAATCCAGGGATCAAGGAAGCGCTGAGTTTCGCAAAAAGCAAAGGTGTAAAGCTCGCCCTTGCAACTTCTACCTCGAAAGAAGAAGCTCTTCAGAGGCTTGAGAAACTGAAGCTGAAGAAATTCTTCGATGTTATGGTCTTTGGTGATCAGGTAAAAAACGGAAAACCAAATCCAGAGATATATTTGCTTGCGCTGAAAAAATTGAGAGTGAATCCTTCAAAAGTGATCGTCTTTGAAGATTCAAAAAGTGGAGTAAAAGCAGCGTTGGGTGCCGGTATAGAAAGAGTGTACGGAGTAGTTCACTCTTTGAACGATGGAAAATCTCTGCTCGAAGCAGGTGCAACGAGAGTAGTAAGGCCTGAGGAAATTCTCAAAGTTCTCAAAGAGGTTCTTTGA
- the purD gene encoding phosphoribosylamine--glycine ligase, with product MRVHVLGSGGREHAIGWAFSQQGYEVHFYPGNAGTKRDGVNHPYEGEKTIKSIPEEDLILPGSEEFLVEGVANWKSNVFGPIKEVARLEGSKVYAKFFMKKYGIRTARFEIAETPEELREKIKKFSSPYVVKADGLARGKGVLILETEEEAVEKGSKLIEGSLIKGVSGPVVLDEYIPGEELSAMAIVNGRNFVLLPFVRDYKRLLTGNKGPNTGGMGSWGPVDISPDTVSKIEELFDKTLWGVEKEGYIYRGFLYLGLMLYNGDPYILEYNVRLGDPETEVIVTLNPEAFVNTVLEGYRGGRMEAISPKGFAVDVVLASRGYPDAPEKGKEITLPEEGLIFFAGVSEKDGKLVTAGGRVLHCMGTGSTKEEARKDAYELVKKVHFEGKMYREDIAL from the coding sequence GTGAGAGTTCACGTTCTTGGTTCTGGTGGTAGAGAACATGCGATCGGATGGGCTTTTAGCCAACAAGGATACGAAGTCCATTTTTATCCGGGGAACGCTGGTACCAAGAGAGACGGTGTGAATCATCCTTACGAAGGTGAAAAAACGATAAAAAGCATTCCAGAAGAGGACTTGATTCTCCCGGGATCGGAGGAATTTCTAGTCGAAGGAGTAGCAAATTGGAAATCGAATGTCTTTGGACCGATCAAAGAAGTTGCAAGGTTAGAAGGATCCAAAGTATACGCAAAGTTCTTCATGAAAAAATACGGAATAAGAACCGCCCGTTTTGAAATAGCAGAAACTCCTGAAGAATTGAGAGAAAAAATAAAAAAATTTTCTTCTCCTTATGTGGTAAAAGCTGATGGCCTTGCTCGAGGAAAAGGTGTTTTGATTCTCGAAACAGAGGAAGAGGCAGTAGAGAAGGGATCAAAACTCATAGAAGGAAGTTTAATAAAAGGAGTTTCTGGTCCTGTTGTTTTGGACGAGTACATACCAGGTGAAGAACTCTCAGCCATGGCGATAGTCAATGGCAGAAACTTTGTGTTGCTTCCCTTTGTGAGGGATTACAAGCGACTTCTCACAGGAAACAAAGGCCCGAACACAGGTGGTATGGGATCTTGGGGTCCTGTGGATATATCCCCTGACACGGTATCAAAAATCGAAGAACTCTTCGATAAAACTCTTTGGGGAGTAGAGAAGGAAGGTTACATATATCGAGGTTTTTTGTATCTAGGTTTGATGCTCTACAATGGAGATCCTTATATTCTTGAGTACAATGTACGATTGGGGGATCCTGAAACTGAGGTAATTGTGACATTGAATCCTGAAGCTTTTGTTAACACCGTTTTAGAGGGATACAGAGGTGGTAGAATGGAAGCGATTTCTCCAAAAGGTTTTGCAGTAGATGTAGTTCTTGCTTCAAGAGGTTATCCAGACGCTCCGGAAAAAGGAAAAGAGATCACATTGCCAGAAGAGGGTCTTATATTCTTCGCGGGAGTTTCAGAAAAAGATGGAAAACTGGTTACAGCAGGAGGAAGGGTGCTTCATTGTATGGGCACCGGTTCGACCAAAGAAGAAGCGAGAAAAGATGCTTATGAACTTGTTAAAAAAGTGCATTTCGAGGGAAAGATGTACAGGGAGGACATAGCTCTATGA
- a CDS encoding response regulator transcription factor, whose product MGIRVLIAEDDEDIRSVLKRYLEAEGFECDEVGTLFDLKKKLSENVYSVVLLDLMFPDGIAMDEIPEMKVSHPETAILIISARDRDLDRIFGIELGADDYITKPFNPREVIARVKAILRRMGKEQKVLKFGKLEIFLEDYLVRYDGKIIEMTAKEFEVLKLLAITPNKVFSREEILDRVWKDEYVSDRVVDVHISAIRAKIGKGWIKTVRGLGYKFSSRGDENDRS is encoded by the coding sequence GTGGGAATAAGGGTGTTGATAGCTGAGGATGATGAAGATATTAGGAGTGTCCTGAAAAGATATCTAGAAGCTGAAGGATTCGAGTGTGATGAAGTAGGAACCCTTTTCGATTTGAAGAAGAAGCTATCGGAAAATGTGTACAGTGTTGTACTTCTCGACCTTATGTTTCCCGATGGGATCGCTATGGATGAAATTCCAGAGATGAAAGTTTCTCATCCTGAAACGGCGATTCTCATAATTTCGGCGAGAGATAGAGATCTTGATCGAATCTTTGGAATAGAGCTTGGAGCAGACGACTACATAACGAAACCTTTCAATCCTAGAGAGGTAATAGCGAGGGTAAAAGCCATCCTGAGAAGAATGGGAAAAGAACAAAAAGTTTTGAAGTTTGGAAAACTTGAGATCTTTCTCGAAGACTATCTTGTGAGGTACGATGGAAAAATCATTGAGATGACCGCTAAAGAGTTTGAAGTTTTGAAACTCCTAGCCATCACTCCCAACAAAGTCTTCTCTCGAGAGGAGATTCTAGACAGGGTTTGGAAAGATGAATACGTTTCTGATAGGGTGGTAGATGTACATATAAGTGCCATTCGAGCAAAGATTGGGAAAGGTTGGATAAAAACAGTTAGGGGATTGGGATATAAGTTTTCATCCCGAGGTGATGAGAATGATAGAAGTTGA
- the aspC gene encoding aspartate aminotransferase, producing the protein MVSKKISKIPVSKTMELDAKAKELIRKGEDVINLTAGEPDFPTPEPIIDAAKKLLEKGHIKYTDPRGIFELRRAIAEKIGKKYGKEITPDQVIVTNGAKQALFNTFMTLLDPGDEVIVFSPVWVSYIPQIVLSGGAAKVVETSLKSGFHPSIEELEKLVDSRVKAVLINSPNNPTGVIYREDFLKRLLELAKEKNFYVVSDEVYDSLVYTDEFSSILNVGKDFERIVYINGFSKSHAMTGWRVGYLISNAEVASAVAKIQSHTTSCINTVAQYAALEALNVDNSHMVRTFKERRDFVVDRLKKIGVNFVEPSGAFYLFFETPGDDLRFCERLLEEKRVALVPGSSFLRPGFVRLSFATSTEKLSEALDRIEDFLNSR; encoded by the coding sequence ATGGTATCCAAGAAGATTTCGAAAATACCGGTGTCCAAGACAATGGAGTTGGATGCGAAAGCGAAGGAACTCATTAGAAAAGGAGAGGATGTTATAAATCTCACCGCTGGTGAACCCGATTTTCCCACTCCTGAACCTATCATTGACGCGGCAAAGAAGCTCTTGGAAAAAGGACACATAAAGTACACCGACCCAAGAGGCATCTTCGAACTGAGAAGGGCTATCGCTGAAAAGATAGGAAAAAAGTATGGGAAAGAGATAACTCCAGATCAAGTGATTGTGACAAACGGAGCAAAACAAGCACTTTTCAACACGTTTATGACCTTGCTCGATCCAGGTGATGAGGTGATCGTCTTCTCCCCGGTGTGGGTGAGCTACATACCACAGATTGTTCTCTCGGGTGGAGCAGCCAAGGTGGTGGAAACGTCTCTGAAAAGCGGCTTCCATCCGAGCATAGAAGAGTTGGAGAAGCTTGTCGATAGTAGAGTGAAGGCCGTTCTTATCAACTCCCCCAACAATCCTACTGGTGTGATTTATAGAGAAGATTTTTTGAAAAGACTCCTGGAACTTGCCAAAGAGAAAAATTTCTACGTGGTGAGCGATGAGGTGTACGATTCTTTGGTTTACACCGATGAATTTTCTTCCATCTTGAATGTGGGTAAAGATTTCGAAAGAATCGTTTACATAAACGGTTTCTCAAAATCTCATGCCATGACCGGTTGGAGAGTGGGTTACTTGATTTCCAATGCGGAAGTCGCCTCTGCTGTGGCGAAAATCCAGTCCCATACCACATCTTGCATCAACACGGTTGCACAGTATGCTGCCCTCGAAGCTCTAAATGTAGACAACTCTCACATGGTCCGAACCTTCAAAGAAAGAAGAGATTTCGTTGTGGATAGATTGAAAAAGATCGGTGTGAACTTTGTCGAACCTTCAGGTGCTTTTTACTTGTTTTTTGAAACACCCGGAGACGATCTAAGATTTTGTGAAAGGCTTCTTGAAGAGAAAAGAGTTGCTTTAGTACCAGGTTCCTCTTTTCTCAGGCCTGGCTTTGTAAGACTCTCTTTCGCTACTTCCACAGAAAAGCTCTCGGAGGCGTTGGATAGAATTGAAGACTTCCTCAATTCTCGCTGA
- a CDS encoding ABC transporter ATP-binding protein — protein MKTSSILADFLKKNWYKYLFGFLSLVTVDLLQVYVPRVVGRIVDTLNTGTTDFATLKIMIGWIMAAASGMFIGRFLWRYFLGGASRKFLLETMNMMFSKMLSLTPGFFDRIKSGELMARFTNDLSLLRRVLGQGAILLFDSFIMIVMVFIFMIGNVGWKLSWISFAPLLLLIPTSMSFGRLIHRKVAEVQKSFSGLSGFTEETVSGIRVVKSFSSEDISFKLFEEKAKKNFGDTIGSIKISSIFRPLISLIAFSSFFLALLYGGRAVINETISLGDFIAFNSYLGMLVWPMMAYGFMVDLFQRGRAAMKRLDTIFTAQPEVKEPEKPIRIEHFEEFVIRDLTYKYPMSDRVVLKNIYMEIKRGDMIGIVGSVGSGKTTIAKLLMKLYPVERGKIFVNGIDINDVSSENLRSLVTLVPQETFLFSDTIRNNITMGMENVDEGKIEKATKLAAVYDDIMNFPEKFDTIVGERGVTLSGGQKQRITIARALIRDFEIYIFDDCLSAVDPETEERIINSIRNKMKGKTIIVITHRLKVLKDADKIYVLDDGTIVEEGTHEELIRKKGVYSKMYRKQLIEEG, from the coding sequence TTGAAGACTTCCTCAATTCTCGCTGATTTTTTGAAGAAAAATTGGTATAAATACCTTTTCGGATTTCTGTCTCTTGTTACAGTAGACCTTTTGCAGGTCTATGTTCCTCGTGTAGTTGGAAGAATCGTAGACACTTTGAACACAGGAACCACAGATTTTGCAACGTTGAAGATAATGATAGGATGGATAATGGCAGCTGCTTCCGGAATGTTCATAGGAAGATTCTTGTGGAGATACTTCCTAGGTGGCGCTTCTAGGAAGTTTTTGTTGGAAACGATGAATATGATGTTCTCCAAGATGCTGAGCCTTACTCCAGGTTTCTTCGATAGGATAAAAAGTGGAGAGCTCATGGCAAGATTCACCAACGACCTGAGTTTACTAAGAAGAGTACTCGGCCAAGGGGCTATCTTGCTCTTCGATTCCTTCATTATGATCGTGATGGTCTTCATTTTCATGATAGGAAACGTTGGCTGGAAACTCTCGTGGATTAGTTTTGCTCCTCTTTTGCTCTTGATACCAACTTCCATGTCTTTCGGGAGGCTCATCCACAGAAAAGTGGCAGAGGTTCAAAAGTCTTTTTCAGGACTCTCAGGTTTCACAGAAGAGACGGTAAGTGGTATCCGTGTTGTAAAGAGTTTTTCCTCGGAAGATATTTCATTCAAATTGTTTGAAGAGAAAGCGAAAAAGAACTTCGGAGATACGATAGGATCCATAAAAATTTCCAGCATCTTTCGACCACTCATAAGTCTGATCGCCTTTTCATCATTCTTTCTCGCTCTCCTCTATGGTGGAAGAGCCGTCATAAACGAGACGATTTCCTTGGGTGATTTCATTGCTTTCAACTCGTATCTTGGGATGCTGGTATGGCCCATGATGGCATACGGTTTCATGGTAGATTTGTTCCAAAGAGGTAGGGCTGCTATGAAACGCCTGGATACAATCTTCACCGCTCAGCCTGAGGTAAAGGAACCAGAAAAACCTATCAGGATAGAACACTTCGAAGAATTCGTTATAAGGGATCTGACGTACAAGTACCCAATGTCCGATCGAGTGGTGTTGAAAAACATCTACATGGAGATAAAAAGAGGAGATATGATCGGAATTGTTGGAAGTGTTGGAAGCGGAAAAACCACTATAGCTAAACTTTTGATGAAACTCTACCCAGTAGAAAGAGGTAAGATATTCGTGAACGGGATAGACATAAACGATGTTTCTTCGGAGAATTTGAGGTCGTTGGTAACCCTCGTTCCTCAGGAAACTTTTCTCTTTTCAGACACGATAAGAAACAACATAACAATGGGAATGGAGAATGTTGACGAAGGAAAGATTGAAAAGGCAACGAAACTCGCAGCTGTGTACGACGATATTATGAATTTCCCTGAAAAGTTCGACACTATTGTGGGTGAGCGAGGTGTAACACTTTCAGGTGGTCAGAAGCAGAGGATTACCATAGCCCGAGCTTTGATCAGGGATTTTGAAATTTACATCTTCGACGATTGCCTCTCTGCCGTTGATCCAGAAACCGAGGAAAGAATCATAAACTCCATCAGAAACAAAATGAAAGGGAAGACGATCATAGTGATAACCCATCGTTTGAAAGTTCTGAAAGATGCGGACAAGATATACGTTCTCGACGATGGAACGATCGTAGAGGAGGGAACTCATGAAGAATTGATCAGAAAGAAAGGTGTGTACAGTAAGATGTACAGGAAACAGCTCATCGAGGAGGGATGA
- a CDS encoding sensor histidine kinase KdpD produces the protein MIEVEDLSHLKEAIVILEGLKVRASNTVGERYGFKKDKSLLSVFTCKEMDKIVDKIQKNKDFSIETDAYFFEIQAKRFVSFHFNPKKGLLIVNDLTEEKKLDEAKLDFVMAVSHELFTPLSASKANVFLLKDLEKDSEKLQILEKIERSLDKMETIIRQSKVLAMVQLGLYELKMESVSVKEILEKIFEDLRRKIESKKIKLKFLLEVDELETDRFVFYTILKNLISNAVKYSYPKSEVEVIVSKEKMTVKDQGIGIKEEERERIFERFYRGAEALKMAPGSGLGLSIVKHLCNMIGYKLEVKSRWLLGSEFTVRFR, from the coding sequence ATGATAGAAGTTGAGGATCTGAGCCATCTCAAAGAAGCGATAGTGATTTTGGAAGGGTTGAAAGTAAGAGCTTCGAATACCGTAGGTGAGAGATACGGATTTAAAAAGGACAAAAGTTTGCTCTCCGTTTTTACTTGCAAAGAGATGGACAAAATCGTTGATAAAATACAGAAAAACAAGGATTTTTCCATTGAAACAGACGCCTACTTTTTCGAAATTCAGGCGAAAAGATTTGTCTCTTTCCACTTCAATCCAAAAAAGGGACTTTTAATTGTGAACGACCTCACGGAAGAAAAAAAATTGGATGAGGCCAAACTTGATTTTGTTATGGCTGTATCGCACGAACTTTTCACACCCCTTTCTGCCTCCAAAGCAAATGTTTTTCTCTTAAAAGATCTTGAGAAGGATTCCGAAAAACTTCAAATTTTGGAAAAGATCGAACGTTCTCTTGACAAGATGGAAACCATCATTAGACAATCCAAAGTCCTTGCTATGGTACAACTTGGTCTCTACGAACTCAAAATGGAAAGTGTTTCAGTAAAAGAAATTCTTGAGAAAATATTTGAGGATCTTCGAAGAAAGATTGAATCGAAGAAAATAAAGTTGAAATTCTTACTGGAAGTTGATGAGCTCGAAACAGATAGATTTGTTTTCTACACAATTTTAAAAAATCTAATTTCAAATGCTGTTAAATACTCTTACCCAAAATCCGAAGTAGAAGTCATCGTTTCCAAAGAAAAAATGACGGTTAAAGATCAAGGAATAGGAATAAAAGAGGAAGAACGAGAAAGGATTTTTGAACGTTTTTACAGGGGTGCTGAGGCCCTCAAGATGGCACCCGGATCGGGACTTGGCCTTTCTATAGTTAAACATCTCTGTAACATGATAGGATATAAACTCGAAGTTAAATCGCGTTGGCTTTTAGGATCCGAATTCACTGTGCGATTCAGATGA
- a CDS encoding phosphoribosylformylglycinamidine cyclo-ligase yields MKYTYKNAGVDVERGEKFSKKIKETVNLPDWLLKEPTGYAAVLGISKPPVAVTADGIGTKLILHRKYGTWRYAAEDLVGMNYNDLVCVGARPLAFLDYLGVEKISEEHEKFIEELISVLESVGMKLVGGETAEMPDVYRNDWDAVGFAVGILERNIPIDTIKEGDIIIGIPSSGFHSNGWSLIRKILKEENIKPESLPFDLLKGTRIYSEVIDVFDSIKGLAHVTGGGVYRALKRVLRNSGAHISLPRRDFIDWILRYVEFEEAINTFNMGIGMFVIAEKDKLENILSRLESGIVVGKVDCDWRIEYSS; encoded by the coding sequence ATGAAGTACACTTACAAAAACGCTGGTGTAGATGTCGAAAGGGGAGAAAAGTTTTCCAAGAAAATAAAAGAAACCGTGAATCTTCCTGATTGGTTGCTGAAAGAACCGACGGGATACGCCGCCGTATTAGGAATTTCGAAACCACCCGTGGCCGTCACAGCAGATGGTATAGGAACGAAACTCATCCTTCATCGAAAGTATGGAACGTGGCGCTATGCGGCAGAAGATCTGGTGGGTATGAACTACAATGACTTGGTATGTGTGGGAGCAAGGCCCTTGGCTTTTCTAGATTACCTCGGTGTAGAGAAGATATCCGAAGAACATGAAAAATTCATTGAAGAGTTAATATCCGTCTTGGAAAGTGTGGGAATGAAATTAGTTGGGGGAGAAACTGCAGAAATGCCGGACGTCTATCGCAACGATTGGGATGCTGTTGGATTCGCGGTAGGAATTTTAGAAAGAAACATTCCCATCGATACGATAAAAGAAGGGGACATCATTATCGGTATCCCCTCTTCGGGTTTTCATTCAAACGGTTGGTCCCTGATAAGGAAAATTCTGAAAGAAGAAAATATAAAGCCTGAGAGTTTGCCTTTTGATCTTCTTAAGGGGACACGTATATACAGTGAAGTGATAGATGTGTTTGATTCAATAAAAGGTTTGGCCCACGTGACGGGTGGAGGTGTGTACAGGGCTCTGAAGAGAGTATTAAGAAACTCTGGAGCACACATTTCTCTTCCCAGAAGGGATTTCATCGACTGGATTTTGAGATACGTGGAGTTCGAGGAAGCAATAAACACCTTCAACATGGGAATTGGAATGTTCGTAATTGCGGAAAAAGACAAGTTAGAAAATATACTGAGTAGGTTGGAGAGTGGCATAGTAGTAGGGAAGGTTGATTGCGATTGGAGGATAGAGTACAGCAGCTAG